GTCTTTAGCAGCCTGATATTTCTGTTCCTCTTTCTGCCGCTCACCGTTCTGATCTATTATGTATCGCCTAGGAAGCTTCGAAATGCTGTCCTGCTTGTAGTTAGTCTGATCTTCTATGCATGGGGCGAGCCTTTATACATTATTATTATGATATTTTCGACCGTGTTCGATTATTTCAACGGGCTGCTGATCGATAAGTATAGAGATCGGAAGCCGATCGCAAGGGCGATATTTATCGGTTCAATGACTGGCAGTTTAGGTATTCTCGGTTTTTTCAAATACGCTGGTTTTGTGGTGGATAATATCAACCAGTTGTTTCATTTGAATCTCCAAGCGGCCGATTTGCCCCTGCCTGTGGGCATATCCTTTTACACCTTTCAGACGATGTCTTATGTGATTGATGTCTATCAGGATAAAGTGCCGGTGCAGCGAAATTTCATCTCTTTTGGGGCTTATGTGACGATGTTCCCACAGCTTGTTGCCGGTCCTATCGTGAAATACGGAGACATCGCGAAGCAGCTCGATTCCCGCAAGGTGACTCTGGATCGATTTGGCGAAGGGGCGGAGCTGTTCATCAGAGGTCTGGCCAAAAAGGTGCTCTTGGCCAACAATATCGGATTATTATGGACAAGCGTCAAAGCAACTCCGCTGGAACAATTGACGGTGCTGTCTGCCTGGCTTGGCATTATCGCGTTCACACTGCAAATCTATTTTGATTTCAGTGGGTATTCTGACATGGCCCGCGGACTTGGCAAAATGTTCGGTTTCGATTTTATGGAAAACTTTCGTTAC
The window above is part of the Paenibacillus lutimineralis genome. Proteins encoded here:
- a CDS encoding MBOAT family O-acyltransferase — protein: MVFSSLIFLFLFLPLTVLIYYVSPRKLRNAVLLVVSLIFYAWGEPLYIIIMIFSTVFDYFNGLLIDKYRDRKPIARAIFIGSMTGSLGILGFFKYAGFVVDNINQLFHLNLQAADLPLPVGISFYTFQTMSYVIDVYQDKVPVQRNFISFGAYVTMFPQLVAGPIVKYGDIAKQLDSRKVTLDRFGEGAELFIRGLAKKVLLANNIGLLWTSVKATPLEQLTVLSAWLGIIAFTLQIYFDFSGYSDMARGLGKMFGFDFMENFRYPYISKSVTEFWRRWHISLGTWFREYVYIPLGGNRSGLMKQLRNLLVVWFLTGLWHGASWNFIVWGLYFGFFVMVEKLLLLRWLERRPACVAHIYTLLVVIIGWVLFEMDHLASAGRFIGVMFGFSGHGLADQQALYALSTNAILLVVLAFCATPFPAKILSYVREKWKIVGMITVPFIYILFMTLSTAYLVNETYNPFLYFRF